A stretch of the Synechocystis sp. PCC 7338 genome encodes the following:
- a CDS encoding Dps family protein produces MATINIGIPEADRVKIAESLKKLLADTYTLYLQTHNFHWNVTGPQFRDLHLMFEEQYNELALAVDDIAERIRSLDVFAPGTYKEFGKLSSVQEVDGIPTSKEMVDILTKGHETIVQSCRDVLKFSQPADDESTIALASDRMRVHEKTAWMLRAMNK; encoded by the coding sequence ATGGCTACGATCAATATCGGCATTCCTGAAGCGGATCGCGTCAAAATTGCCGAGTCCCTGAAAAAACTGTTGGCCGATACCTACACCCTTTATCTACAGACCCATAACTTCCATTGGAACGTTACTGGCCCCCAATTCCGCGACTTACACCTCATGTTTGAGGAACAGTACAATGAGTTGGCTCTGGCAGTGGATGACATTGCGGAGCGTATCCGCAGTTTGGATGTTTTTGCCCCCGGTACCTATAAAGAATTTGGCAAGCTGAGTTCTGTTCAAGAAGTGGATGGCATCCCCACCAGCAAAGAAATGGTCGACATTTTGACCAAGGGTCACGAAACCATTGTCCAGTCCTGTCGGGATGTGCTCAAGTTTTCCCAACCTGCTGATGATGAATCCACCATTGCCTTGGCTTCAGACCGGATGCGAGTCCATGAAAAGACGGCTTGGATGTTACGGGCCATGAACAAATAG
- a CDS encoding urease accessory protein UreF, with protein MGAYNYSEALEWLIERGDVTNGDTLGAWITEELSQGSITVDTAIMVRAHRLAGQLAKTDMVSSSTVKHLQYWNQWLTATRESRELREQSLQMGGSLRKLLVDLYPAVQDWFEPIPFTEPCNYAIAFGIGAAFWNIHLHQSGLGYLHSWANNLISAGVRLIPLGQTAGQKLLLHLTPIILHQWQRILLLEDDDLYSCSWGLALASMGHESQYTRLFRS; from the coding sequence GTGGGAGCCTACAACTATTCCGAAGCCTTGGAATGGTTGATAGAACGGGGTGATGTTACCAATGGAGATACCCTGGGAGCCTGGATCACTGAGGAATTAAGTCAGGGCTCCATTACGGTGGACACAGCCATTATGGTTCGGGCCCATCGCCTTGCTGGCCAACTTGCCAAAACCGATATGGTATCCAGCTCCACTGTTAAACATTTACAGTATTGGAATCAATGGTTAACGGCCACTAGGGAAAGTCGGGAATTAAGAGAACAAAGTTTGCAAATGGGAGGATCCCTGCGAAAATTGTTGGTGGATTTATACCCGGCCGTACAGGATTGGTTTGAGCCTATTCCTTTCACAGAACCCTGTAACTATGCGATCGCCTTTGGCATAGGGGCGGCTTTTTGGAACATTCATCTCCATCAGAGTGGGTTGGGCTATCTCCACAGTTGGGCTAATAATTTGATTTCAGCGGGGGTAAGACTGATTCCGTTGGGACAAACGGCAGGACAAAAACTATTGTTGCATTTAACACCCATCATTTTGCATCAATGGCAGAGAATTTTATTGCTAGAGGATGATGATTTGTACAGTTGCAGTTGGGGGTTAGCCCTAGCTAGCATGGGCCATGAAAGTCAATACACTAGATTATTCCGGAGTTAG
- the rplC gene encoding 50S ribosomal protein L3, which produces MSIGILGTKLGMTQIFDQESGISIPVTVVQAGPCPVTQVKTQDTDGYNAVQVGFLPVKEKALSKPELGHLKKSNTDPMRHLKEYRLTEAPSLQAGDAVTADIFRAGDLVDVAGQSMGRGFAGYQKRHNFRRGNMTHGSKNHRLPGSTGAGTTPGRVYPGKRMAGQYGASQVTVRRLTVVRVDAERNLLIIKGALPGKPGTLLNITPAKTVGRG; this is translated from the coding sequence GTGTCTATCGGTATTTTAGGAACCAAGCTGGGCATGACCCAGATATTTGATCAAGAAAGCGGCATTTCCATCCCCGTGACGGTAGTGCAAGCCGGGCCCTGTCCCGTTACCCAAGTTAAGACCCAGGACACCGATGGCTACAATGCCGTACAGGTGGGTTTTTTGCCGGTTAAAGAAAAAGCCTTGTCCAAGCCTGAATTGGGCCATCTGAAAAAATCCAACACTGACCCCATGCGTCACTTGAAGGAGTACCGTTTGACGGAAGCTCCCAGTTTGCAGGCCGGGGACGCGGTCACAGCGGACATTTTCCGAGCTGGGGACCTGGTAGATGTGGCTGGCCAAAGTATGGGTCGCGGTTTTGCCGGTTACCAAAAGCGCCACAATTTCCGTCGGGGTAACATGACCCACGGTTCTAAAAACCACCGCTTGCCCGGTTCTACTGGGGCTGGTACTACCCCTGGTCGGGTCTATCCCGGTAAAAGAATGGCTGGTCAGTATGGTGCTTCCCAGGTTACGGTGCGCCGTTTAACGGTGGTGCGAGTGGATGCGGAACGGAACTTGCTGATCATCAAAGGGGCTCTGCCCGGTAAGCCCGGCACTCTTTTGAACATCACCCCTGCTAAAACCGTTGGTCGGGGCTAG
- the argB gene encoding acetylglutamate kinase, giving the protein MNSTQDYIGEEAATRVKILSEALPYIQHFAGRTVVVKYGGAAMKDSNLKDKVIRDIVFMASVGIRPVVVHGGGPEINTWLDKVGIQPQFKDGLRVTDAATMDIVEMVLVGRVNKELVNLINQAGGKAVGLCGKDGQLMTARTMTNKDVGFVGEVSSVDARVVETLVKSGYIPVISSVAADEFGQAHNINADTCAGELAAALGAEKLILLTDTRGILRDYQDSSTLIHKLDIQQARELIGSGIVAGGMIPKVNCCVRSLAQGVRAAHILDGRLPHALLLEVFTDLGIGSMIVASGYDL; this is encoded by the coding sequence ATGAACAGTACCCAAGATTATATCGGCGAGGAAGCCGCCACCAGAGTCAAAATCCTTAGTGAAGCTCTGCCCTACATCCAACACTTTGCTGGCCGCACTGTGGTGGTCAAATATGGGGGAGCTGCCATGAAGGACAGCAACCTCAAAGACAAGGTGATCCGGGACATCGTCTTTATGGCCTCCGTTGGCATTCGCCCAGTGGTGGTCCATGGCGGGGGGCCAGAAATTAACACTTGGTTAGATAAGGTGGGCATTCAACCCCAATTCAAAGATGGGTTAAGGGTCACCGATGCGGCCACCATGGATATTGTGGAAATGGTTCTGGTGGGTAGGGTTAACAAAGAATTGGTCAATTTAATTAACCAAGCCGGGGGCAAAGCGGTGGGACTTTGTGGCAAAGACGGCCAATTAATGACTGCCCGCACCATGACCAATAAGGACGTTGGTTTTGTGGGGGAGGTGAGTTCCGTTGATGCCCGGGTGGTGGAAACTTTAGTGAAAAGCGGTTATATTCCCGTTATTTCCAGTGTGGCGGCGGATGAATTCGGCCAAGCCCACAACATCAATGCCGACACCTGTGCTGGGGAATTGGCGGCGGCCCTGGGGGCAGAAAAATTAATCCTCCTCACCGACACCAGAGGCATTCTGCGAGATTATCAAGACTCCTCCACCCTAATCCATAAGTTAGATATTCAACAGGCGCGGGAACTGATTGGCTCCGGCATAGTGGCCGGAGGCATGATTCCCAAAGTCAACTGTTGTGTGCGCTCCCTAGCCCAGGGGGTGAGAGCAGCCCATATTCTGGATGGTCGTTTACCCCATGCCCTGTTGCTGGAAGTATTCACCGATCTAGGCATTGGTTCGATGATTGTGGCTTCGGGCTATGATCTTTGA
- a CDS encoding sugar ABC transporter substrate-binding protein, which produces MVSWCRWRSPRRWFLFACLGLLLSGLISCQGKQPQSMEGEVSFWTMQLQPKFNQYFDELIGTFERKNPPEQVSWVDIPWNAMESKILTAVSANTAPDVVNLNPTFASLLASKNAWLNLEQEVSPEVKARYLPSIWQANSLREGEVFGFPWYLTTRITIYNQDLLRQAGLSAPPATFAELAVAAKAIRETTGKYGFFITFSPSDSAEALESLVQMGVRLVDDDGRAAFNSPAGKMAFQYWVDLYQQGLLPPEVLTEGHRRAGDLYQSGAIAFLSAGPELLASLEKNAPSIAKVSAAAPQIVGETGKRNVAVMNLVIPRSTKNPTGAIKFAEFVTNTDNQFAFIKEANVLPSTIGAVDKYRQQLAQISNASSLENARRVALEQLPTAEVLIPPMANLNQLKRIIYENLGAAMVGNKTVDQALQDAEQVWNDNLKG; this is translated from the coding sequence ATGGTTTCATGGTGCCGATGGCGATCGCCAAGACGTTGGTTTCTGTTTGCGTGTCTGGGACTGTTGCTCAGTGGGTTAATCAGTTGCCAGGGTAAGCAACCCCAGAGCATGGAGGGGGAAGTCAGCTTTTGGACCATGCAACTACAACCAAAATTTAACCAGTATTTTGACGAATTAATTGGTACCTTTGAACGAAAAAATCCACCGGAGCAGGTAAGTTGGGTGGATATTCCCTGGAATGCCATGGAGAGCAAAATTCTCACCGCTGTCTCGGCTAACACAGCCCCCGACGTAGTTAACCTCAACCCCACTTTTGCTTCTTTATTAGCCAGTAAAAATGCCTGGCTCAATTTGGAACAGGAGGTGAGCCCCGAAGTTAAGGCCCGCTATCTGCCTAGTATTTGGCAAGCCAACAGTCTTAGGGAAGGGGAGGTGTTTGGTTTCCCCTGGTACCTCACCACCCGCATCACCATCTATAACCAGGACCTACTACGACAGGCGGGGTTGTCCGCTCCTCCAGCCACCTTTGCAGAGTTAGCGGTGGCCGCCAAAGCAATTCGAGAAACCACCGGCAAGTATGGTTTTTTCATCACTTTTTCCCCCTCCGATTCCGCCGAAGCCCTAGAAAGCCTAGTGCAAATGGGAGTCAGGCTGGTGGACGATGACGGCCGAGCCGCCTTTAACAGTCCCGCCGGCAAAATGGCCTTTCAATATTGGGTGGATTTGTATCAGCAGGGACTACTGCCACCGGAAGTTTTAACCGAAGGACATCGTCGGGCCGGGGACCTTTATCAGTCCGGGGCGATCGCCTTTTTATCAGCGGGGCCAGAACTATTAGCTAGTTTGGAGAAAAATGCCCCCAGCATTGCGAAAGTTTCTGCCGCAGCGCCCCAAATTGTCGGGGAAACCGGGAAAAGAAATGTGGCAGTGATGAATCTAGTCATTCCCCGGAGCACCAAAAATCCCACTGGAGCAATTAAATTTGCCGAATTTGTGACCAATACTGATAACCAATTTGCCTTCATCAAAGAAGCCAACGTCTTACCCTCTACCATTGGTGCTGTTGATAAATATCGACAGCAGTTGGCACAAATCAGTAACGCCAGTTCCTTGGAAAATGCCCGCCGGGTAGCATTGGAACAATTGCCTACTGCAGAAGTGTTAATTCCTCCCATGGCCAACCTTAATCAACTTAAGCGCATCATCTACGAAAATCTTGGGGCCGCCATGGTGGGCAACAAAACCGTAGACCAGGCCCTACAGGATGCAGAACAAGTCTGGAATGACAATTTGAAAGGCTAA
- a CDS encoding c-type cytochrome has protein sequence MFKLFNQASRIFLGIALPCLIFLGGIFSLGNTAFAADLAHGKAIFAGNCAACHNGGLNSINPSKTLKMADLEANGKNSVAAIVAQITNGNGAMPGFKGRISDSDMEDVATYVLDQAEKGW, from the coding sequence ATGTTTAAATTATTTAACCAAGCTAGCCGAATTTTTTTGGGCATTGCCCTCCCCTGTCTGATTTTCTTAGGGGGGATTTTTTCCCTGGGTAACACAGCCTTCGCCGCTGACCTGGCCCATGGTAAAGCTATTTTTGCCGGTAACTGTGCCGCTTGCCACAATGGGGGTCTCAATTCCATCAACCCCAGCAAAACTTTGAAAATGGCTGATTTGGAAGCCAATGGCAAGAACTCCGTGGCCGCAATTGTTGCCCAAATTACCAATGGTAATGGAGCTATGCCCGGCTTTAAGGGTCGCATCAGTGACAGCGACATGGAAGATGTGGCGACCTACGTGCTTGACCAAGCAGAAAAGGGCTGGTAG
- a CDS encoding DUF1823 family protein yields the protein MAVVTPNNLPPLNKDTFWAIINQEISDEVVNALLAYYLGYRFDGDRQRWELEEVESSWAQEYPEPPNFIENRPPTVKLTRSIPPENKQLLKEQLGFTGYKIGEFTPRHTRRATAVNWLLSYMAIHKLPLH from the coding sequence ATGGCTGTAGTTACCCCAAACAATCTCCCCCCCCTCAACAAAGACACCTTCTGGGCCATCATCAACCAAGAAATCAGTGATGAGGTGGTCAACGCTCTACTTGCCTACTATCTCGGTTATCGATTCGACGGCGATCGCCAACGGTGGGAACTAGAAGAAGTGGAGTCAAGCTGGGCCCAGGAGTATCCCGAACCGCCCAATTTCATCGAAAATCGCCCCCCTACAGTTAAACTGACCCGGTCTATTCCCCCGGAAAATAAACAATTGCTCAAGGAACAATTGGGTTTTACTGGTTATAAAATTGGCGAGTTTACCCCCCGCCACACCCGCAGAGCTACAGCAGTTAATTGGTTGCTCAGTTACATGGCTATCCACAAGCTCCCATTGCATTGA
- a CDS encoding metallophosphoesterase, translated as MPSKGRGNGRRKVQGELPVRYKTLHFRDFFDDNKLTLRRWAFWILAIAVFVGIITGSWLTSPGGSVGLGQALPPRGDLRIAVISDLNSVYGSTNYEPEVPKALQLIPSLQPDLVLCSGDMVAGQSPKLTNAQIQAMWDAFDGVVAQPLRQARIPFGFTLGNHDASGALDQNRRFRFQNERELAARYWRNPAHDPGITFLDKSDFPFYYTFSQNGVFFLVWDGSTHRIPPEKLSWVEMALASAPARQAKLRLAIGHLPLYGVAEGRNKPGEVMANAEQLRGLLEKYQVHTYISGHQHAYYPGRRGNLELLHTGILGAGPRALIGQERRSPKTLTILDFTFGQLDQVQYTTYDMKDLSPVGLESLPRFLLGHNGRVIRRDLREANLTPAEQQACGASLGSALCNVR; from the coding sequence ATGCCAAGCAAGGGAAGGGGAAACGGCCGGAGAAAGGTTCAAGGGGAACTGCCTGTGCGTTACAAAACTTTACATTTTCGTGACTTTTTTGATGATAACAAACTCACGCTACGGCGGTGGGCTTTCTGGATTCTGGCGATCGCCGTTTTTGTTGGGATTATTACCGGGTCATGGTTAACATCTCCAGGGGGATCGGTGGGGCTGGGACAAGCGCTTCCACCTAGGGGGGATCTACGCATTGCGGTGATCAGTGACCTCAACAGCGTCTATGGTTCCACCAACTATGAACCGGAAGTCCCCAAGGCGTTGCAACTCATTCCCAGTTTGCAACCAGATCTTGTCCTTTGTAGTGGAGATATGGTGGCGGGGCAGAGTCCCAAATTAACCAATGCCCAAATTCAAGCGATGTGGGACGCCTTTGACGGGGTGGTGGCCCAACCCCTGCGGCAAGCCAGAATTCCCTTTGGTTTTACCTTGGGCAACCACGATGCTTCCGGTGCCCTGGATCAAAATCGTCGTTTTCGTTTCCAAAATGAACGGGAGTTGGCGGCTCGTTATTGGCGTAACCCAGCCCATGATCCAGGCATAACTTTCCTGGATAAAAGTGATTTTCCCTTTTACTACACTTTTAGTCAAAATGGTGTTTTTTTTCTGGTGTGGGATGGGTCAACCCACCGGATTCCCCCGGAAAAATTGTCTTGGGTGGAAATGGCCCTGGCCAGTGCCCCGGCTCGGCAAGCTAAGTTAAGACTGGCGATCGGACATTTACCCCTCTATGGCGTGGCGGAAGGTCGCAATAAGCCGGGGGAGGTGATGGCCAATGCTGAGCAGTTAAGGGGTTTGTTGGAAAAGTACCAAGTCCATACCTATATCAGCGGTCACCAACACGCTTACTATCCTGGCCGGCGGGGTAATTTAGAGTTACTGCACACTGGTATTTTGGGGGCAGGCCCCAGAGCTTTAATTGGCCAAGAACGGCGATCGCCAAAGACGTTAACCATTTTAGATTTCACTTTCGGTCAACTGGATCAAGTGCAGTACACCACCTACGATATGAAGGATTTGAGCCCTGTGGGACTGGAATCTTTACCCCGGTTTCTGTTGGGCCATAATGGACGGGTAATCCGTCGAGACCTGAGGGAAGCAAATTTGACCCCAGCGGAACAGCAGGCCTGTGGAGCAAGTTTGGGCTCAGCCCTATGCAATGTTAGGTGA
- a CDS encoding chorismate lyase, with product MNLSPAVSPSLAWHSLDLLWQGDQHDIRHGLPHSILPPPWQILILGDGSPTRHLQLLTGEKTEVDVIHMAPVGPRDDGAPPQINTVPSPHLRRQVWLRTQSGQRLAYAVSWWDASHVDEYLQNRNLPIWDSLSRLHTELYRDIQAIYCGHNRALADAFDQEGPFWGRHYLFWHDRKPLTLIYEIFSPYLSRYLGELPRAKF from the coding sequence TTGAACCTTTCTCCGGCCGTTTCCCCTTCCCTTGCTTGGCATTCACTGGACCTACTCTGGCAGGGGGATCAACACGACATTAGGCATGGTCTACCCCACAGCATCCTGCCTCCCCCATGGCAAATCCTCATCCTTGGGGACGGTTCCCCCACCAGGCACCTGCAACTACTCACTGGAGAGAAGACAGAGGTAGATGTGATTCACATGGCCCCGGTGGGTCCCAGGGATGACGGCGCCCCCCCCCAAATTAACACTGTACCCAGTCCTCATCTGCGACGCCAGGTGTGGCTGAGAACCCAATCTGGCCAAAGGCTAGCCTACGCTGTTTCCTGGTGGGATGCCAGCCATGTGGACGAATATTTGCAAAATCGCAATTTACCCATCTGGGACAGCCTTTCCCGCTTACATACCGAGTTATATCGAGACATCCAGGCAATATACTGTGGCCACAACCGTGCCTTAGCCGATGCTTTTGATCAGGAAGGGCCTTTTTGGGGTCGTCATTACCTTTTTTGGCATGACCGTAAACCCCTAACCCTAATTTATGAAATTTTTTCTCCCTACCTATCCCGCTACCTAGGAGAATTGCCCAGGGCGAAATTCTAG